In Halogranum gelatinilyticum, the DNA window TGAGGTCGGCGGGAGCCATCTCTTCGCCGTCGACGGCGACGGGATAGCCGTTGTCGAACTCGATTTCGACCAGCTTGGCCTCGCTCGCGTTGGCCGGGTCGTCGGTCCACTCGTAGATGTCTTCCGGGGGCACGTAGCTCGGATCTTCGAGTTCGCCGCCCTCGATGGAACGGCTCCAGAGGTTGGTGTCGATGCTCCAGACGCCGTCGTTACCGGCCTGGACGGGGAGGTTCTTCTCGTCGGCGTACTGTTTCTCCCACTCGCGGGTGAGTCCCATCTCGCGGACGGGGGCGATGACGGTCAGGTCCGAGGAGCGCCAGACGGCCTCGAAACGGAGCTGGTCGTTGCCCTTTCCCGTACAGCCGTGGGCGATGGCCTCACAGTCCTCTTCTTCGGCGACGTCGAGAATCGCCTTGGCGATGATCGGGCGGGCGAGTGCCGTCCCGAGCGGGTAGCCCTGGTAGGTCGCGTTCGCGCGGACGGAGTCGAAACAGAGTTCCGCAAACTCGTCTTTGGCGTCGACGACGTGGATATCGAGGCCGTGAGCGTCGGCCGTCTCCTTAGCCTCCTCGAACTCCGACTCGGGCTGGCCGACGTCGACGGTGACGCCGACCACTTCGTCGTAGCCGTACTCCTCTTTGAGCAGCGAAACGCAAACTGTTGTGTCGAGTCCTCCGCTGAATGCGAGGGCGACGCGCTTTGTCATGTACCTCACAGTCCCCCTTTGAGGGTATTAAATTCTTGGTTTTAGATTTATGAAATAAAGGAGCAGAGATGCCTATAGGCGGTACGAAGGCTTGTGAGTCTGTAGTTTCAAACTCGGGGTCGAGGGGAGAGATAGTAGTGGGCCTAAAGGCCCGGTCGTCGGACTCGTCGGGGTCGGAGAAGGGACGGCGCGCTCACGAGGTCGCGAGCGGCGGCGAGACGAGTCCCTGCCATTGCTCTCTCTTTGTCTGTGGGGGCTATTAAACGCTTTCGGGGCGGCAACTGTTACGCGGCGGTGTCGGGGTGTTGTCGCGTCTGCCGCCGACGCACGCCCCACTCCATCGAAAAAAAGTGTCTTCGCCCGCTCAGGCCGACGTACCGCGCCGCAAGACGAGTCCTTCGAGGCGGTCGGAGTACTGCATCAGCACCGACCCGAGGAGGCTCATCACGAGAACGTAGCCGACGGCGAACGCCGGAATCACCTGCGTCATCACCTCGCCGGTCCCCTGCACCGCGGTCGCGGCGATGATCAGCGAGAACTCCCCGCGCGTGACCATGGCGACGCCCGTGCGGAACGACCGCCGCTGGTCGAGGTCGAACAGCCGCCCGCCGTAGTAGCCGCTGATGACCTTCGCGGGTGCGGTCAGGACGACCGCGATGGCGAGCAGTCCGGCCACCTGCACGACGACACTGGGATCCGTCCCCAGGCCGATCCAGAAGAAGAACGCCGCGGCGAACACGTCGCGGATGGGCGTCAGCAGCGACTCGATGCGCTCGCGGTGGTGCGTCGTCGAGAAGCCCATGCCGACGAAGAAGGCCGCGACGGCCTCACTCACCCCGAGTGAGAGCGCGAGGGCGGCGACGGGCACGGCGATGCCGAGCACGCGCAGTACGAACAGCTCCTCGGCGTCGACCTTCAGGACGCGCTCGAACAGCTGGCCGCCGTAGTAGACGGCGAGGACGAGGACGACGAGGAAGCCGAGCGCGACGCCGACGTTCATCGCCGTCCCGACGAGACCGTCGCCGCCGACGACGAGCGAGGCGACGACGGCGAGATAGACCGCGACTACGAGGTCCTCGAAGACCAGCGTCCCGAGGATGGGTTCGCTCTCGGGGTTGGCAATCCATCCCAGGTCGATGAGCGACTTCGTGATGATGGCCGACGAGGAGATGTAGACGATGCCGCCGAGCAGGAGCGCTTCGACGAACGTCCAGCCGAGGACGAGTCCGAGGGCGATTCCGAGTGGGAGGTTGATCGCCATGTCGACCGCTCCGGCCGCGGAGATCTGCCGCCGTGCGGACAACAGCCGCGTGATGGAGAACTCCAGCCCGAGGAAGAAGAGCAGAAGGACGATACCCAGCTCCCCGAAGATGGTCGCCACTTCCCCGTTCGGGACGTGGAAGAACCCGGCCGCGCCGGCGACGTTCGGCCCGAGAACCACTCCAGCGACGAGGTAGAGCGGGATGACCGACAGCCCGATGCGCGCGGCGACGACACCGGCGACGGCGACGCCGAAGAACAACAGTCCGATTTCGGCTAGCCCGGCAGCCATCAGTCCTCGGTGCCCGCGATGTGGCCGATGAACGACCGGCAGCCGTCTCGTGGGCCGAGGACGACCAGCGTGTCGCCCGTCTCGATGGTCGTGTTACCGCCCGGACTCGGGATGGTGTCCGGCCCGCGCTGGATGGCGATGATGGAGATGCCGAACTGCCGGCGGACGTCCGTTTCCGCGAGCGTCTTGCCCGCAATCGTCGACCCTTCGTCGACGTCGACCCACTCCAAGACGGTGTTGCCGCCGAGCAGTGTCTCGATCCGCTCGCTCTTCACGGGCTGGAAGTACGCGCCTTCGAGGATGGTCCCGACCTGTCGGGCGAGGTCGTCCGACAGCTCGAACAGCCGTTCGGAGTCGTCGTCGGGTGTGGGCCGCTTGTACACTTCCCGTCGGCCGGTGTTGTGCGTCACGATGACGAGCCGTGATCCGTCACCGAGTTCGATCTCGTGTTTCTTTCCGACGCCGGGAAGGTCGCTCTCGTAGATAGTCATGCCTGTGGCTTCGCTGAGGTGATTAATAAGGGTAGGGCTGCCGTCGCTCGGTCTCTTAGGCTCCCAGCGTCAGCACGAGCCAGATACCGACCGCCGCGGCCGGCGGAATCGAGAGGTTGTCGTCGACGACGTAGCCCGCGACCACCGGCTTCAGCCCGTCTGCGAGCGTCGCGCCGAGCGCGCCCAGCCCCGCCGCGGCGACGGCGATAGGGAATGACGACGTCGCGCCGTCGACGAACGGCCACGCCAGCGCGAAACAGACGCCGAACATGGCGAGCAGGACGCCCGCCTGCTTGGCCGTCCCGGCGTCGTTCGACCCGAGAATTCCGCTGATGGGGTCGCCGATGGTCAGCATCAACATCCCCGGAATGGCGACGTAGGGGGCGAAGACGAGCGCGACGGCGGTCATGCTGAAGAAGTACAGCGCGTAGCCCGCGGGGTTGTCCTGCTCGTACTCGCGGGTGAGTTCGCGGTAGATCCACCAGTCGAGTCCGACCTGCAGCCGCAGCACTTCGAGGACGGCCACGACGAGCGACCCGAAGACGAGCAGGTAGCCGAGCTGCGTCCACGAGACCAAGTCCAGCAGGTAGAGCCCGGGCAGGGCAGTGCCGCTGACGTGGACGAGCCGCCGACCGATTTCGCTCACGCTTCGGCGGGTTCGACCGTCTCGTAGGTCTCGCGGAGGTCCGCAAAGGTCCTGTCGCCGTCGCGGACGGCCGAGAGCTCCTCGACCAACGAGTCGACCGGCAGCCGGAGCTGAGCCGTCGTGTCACGCTCGCGCAGCGTCACGGTGTCGGGACCGTCGCTCTCGATGCCCTCGTAGTCGACGGTGACGCAGAACGGCGTGCCGACCTCGTCCTGTCGCCGGTAGCGACGGCCGATGTTCCCCGACTCGTCGTAGGAGACGGAGAGACCGGCCGCCCGCAGGTCGTCGACCACGTCGTGTGCGAGGTCGGTCAGCTCTTCGGCGTTGCTCAGGAGCGGGAAGACACCGACCGACGTCGGCGCGACGCCCGGTTCGAGCCCGAGGAACGAGCGTTCCTCGCCAGCGACCTCGTCTTCGGTGTAGGCGTGGGCGATGACGGTGTAGACGGTGCGGTCGACACCGAAGGAGGGTTCGACCACGTGCGGCGTGATGTGCTCGCCGGACTCGGTCTGCTCCTCGACGCTGAAGTTCGCGAGGTCGGTGTCGACGGTCACGTCGTCGCCGTCGACCTCGACAGTCACCTCGTCGGCCTCGAAGGCGTCGGGGTTCGTTTCCGCCAACTCTTGCAGGGCCTCGGCGACGGCCATCGCCTGCCCGCCGAACTCCGGACCCAGCGCGCTCATATCGGGGTCGACGACGGCGCGCTCGACGGTTTTCGGCTCGTCGTACTGCTGGAAGACGGTGAAGGAGTCGTCGCCGTGCTCGCCGTGTTTCGACAGGTCGTAGTCGCCGCGGTAGGCGAAGCCAGCGATCTCGACCCAGTCGCCGCCCAGCTCTGCCTCGGCGTCCCAACAGTCGCTCGCGTAGTGGGCGCGCTCGCCGGGGAGATGCTGGCGGAAGCGGAACCGGTCCATGTCGACGCCGACCGACTCGTACCAACCCTGCGCGACGCCGAGGAAGTAAGCGACCCAGTCGCTGGCGATGATGCCCTCGTCGACTGCCTCGCCAATCGTGACCTCGACGTACTCCGTCGACTCCTTCTCCTGCTCGGTCGCGGGGTAGAGGACGACCTCCACGTCACGCACGTCTTCGAGCGGCGGCTCATCGGACTCGGGGTCGATGAACTGCTCCAACTCGGCCTGCGTGAACTCGCGGGTCCGGACGATGCCCTTTCTGGGACTGATCTCGTTGCGGTAGGCGCGGCCGACCTGCGTGATGCCGAAGGGCAGCTGGTTCCGGGCGTACTCCTTCAGCCGGGGGAACTCCACGAAGATGCCCTGGGCGGTCTCGGGCCGGAGATAGCC includes these proteins:
- a CDS encoding argininosuccinate synthase yields the protein MTKRVALAFSGGLDTTVCVSLLKEEYGYDEVVGVTVDVGQPESEFEEAKETADAHGLDIHVVDAKDEFAELCFDSVRANATYQGYPLGTALARPIIAKAILDVAEEEDCEAIAHGCTGKGNDQLRFEAVWRSSDLTVIAPVREMGLTREWEKQYADEKNLPVQAGNDGVWSIDTNLWSRSIEGGELEDPSYVPPEDIYEWTDDPANASEAKLVEIEFDNGYPVAVDGEEMAPADLIEHLNALAGKFGVGRTDMMEDRMLGLKVRENYEHPAATVLLTAHEGLEQLVLTKEERDFKVQVDNQWAQKGYEGLVDAPLVGALEGFIEKTQTKVTGKVTVKLQGGQCRPVARESAYSVYSEEVASFNTKTVGDITQEDATGVAKYHGFQGRLANDVAKGVEKPELAADGQGESEE
- a CDS encoding cation:proton antiporter, with amino-acid sequence MAAGLAEIGLLFFGVAVAGVVAARIGLSVIPLYLVAGVVLGPNVAGAAGFFHVPNGEVATIFGELGIVLLLFFLGLEFSITRLLSARRQISAAGAVDMAINLPLGIALGLVLGWTFVEALLLGGIVYISSSAIITKSLIDLGWIANPESEPILGTLVFEDLVVAVYLAVVASLVVGGDGLVGTAMNVGVALGFLVVLVLAVYYGGQLFERVLKVDAEELFVLRVLGIAVPVAALALSLGVSEAVAAFFVGMGFSTTHHRERIESLLTPIRDVFAAAFFFWIGLGTDPSVVVQVAGLLAIAVVLTAPAKVISGYYGGRLFDLDQRRSFRTGVAMVTRGEFSLIIAATAVQGTGEVMTQVIPAFAVGYVLVMSLLGSVLMQYSDRLEGLVLRRGTSA
- a CDS encoding cation:proton antiporter regulatory subunit translates to MTIYESDLPGVGKKHEIELGDGSRLVIVTHNTGRREVYKRPTPDDDSERLFELSDDLARQVGTILEGAYFQPVKSERIETLLGGNTVLEWVDVDEGSTIAGKTLAETDVRRQFGISIIAIQRGPDTIPSPGGNTTIETGDTLVVLGPRDGCRSFIGHIAGTED
- a CDS encoding diacylglycerol/polyprenol kinase family protein, which produces MSEIGRRLVHVSGTALPGLYLLDLVSWTQLGYLLVFGSLVVAVLEVLRLQVGLDWWIYRELTREYEQDNPAGYALYFFSMTAVALVFAPYVAIPGMLMLTIGDPISGILGSNDAGTAKQAGVLLAMFGVCFALAWPFVDGATSSFPIAVAAAGLGALGATLADGLKPVVAGYVVDDNLSIPPAAAVGIWLVLTLGA
- the glyS gene encoding glycine--tRNA ligase is translated as MSESEKLTELAKRRGFFFGSAEAYGGVAGFYTFGPEGAALKRNVESSWREQFTTKLGNEEIEAPTIMPEPVFEASGHLDGFDDMLVECPDCGESHRADHLIEDNTDIEEAESLPLDEVEGLIADHELVCPNCGAELADQEVVDFNLMFETSIGPGKGQQGYLRPETAQGIFVEFPRLKEYARNQLPFGITQVGRAYRNEISPRKGIVRTREFTQAELEQFIDPESDEPPLEDVRDVEVVLYPATEQEKESTEYVEVTIGEAVDEGIIASDWVAYFLGVAQGWYESVGVDMDRFRFRQHLPGERAHYASDCWDAEAELGGDWVEIAGFAYRGDYDLSKHGEHGDDSFTVFQQYDEPKTVERAVVDPDMSALGPEFGGQAMAVAEALQELAETNPDAFEADEVTVEVDGDDVTVDTDLANFSVEEQTESGEHITPHVVEPSFGVDRTVYTVIAHAYTEDEVAGEERSFLGLEPGVAPTSVGVFPLLSNAEELTDLAHDVVDDLRAAGLSVSYDESGNIGRRYRRQDEVGTPFCVTVDYEGIESDGPDTVTLRERDTTAQLRLPVDSLVEELSAVRDGDRTFADLRETYETVEPAEA